The Mangifera indica cultivar Alphonso unplaced genomic scaffold, CATAS_Mindica_2.1 Un_0020, whole genome shotgun sequence genome contains the following window.
aaactaaacaggagaaataagataaaattttaatttttaaatatttttttattacataacgaatttattcttaattataataaaaaattttaataaaaaggtacatatttaaattttttaaaattttacatatgtgAGTGGAGCGTttgtcaaaccttgggtgggaataagtcttttggcttattttatatatataaaatatatggcACATGGGTGGCTGTTCtccatttcttttattttaatttataggaTTTGGCCTCCACATCATGTCTCATTCGGCATTCCATCCTTTTAGGAGGATGACAATTCCAATGTACAGTTCTACAAGGCGTGCCCATTCTTCCGCCACATGCAATTCTGTTAATTATATGTAGCGGCCACTGGCCATCCAAAAATAGGATAACGTAATTGATtagataaacaatattttcaaaaagaatatcaaacttaatttatgtTGAGtttccaaattcaaatttaaatttaaattcaaattcaacttactTAAAACCTAACATAACTTCGAGCCCGGACAAAAATGAACCTCTAACTATTGCGTCAACTCTagttagtaaaaatatatattatttatgtattaaatacgttattttaaatttttaaaattaaaatatattaaacatatattttacacatttttttttgtataaaacaagtatttttgctgttttaaatatttttttatgaatttttaaagtacaaaaatatctatgatatttttaattaattactataatatcataattatatataataaaaaaaacttaattttttgttatttaaatcattaatgCGTATTTTATACTTTCAATGGTTTTATGAACACAATCTACGGATCTCTTATATACGTTAATGatcttaattcaaatattaataaattataatattttaatgatgatttgataaaaaatttataaaataataatttaaagtttatttaatagttatttatattttttatattttataaaaaaatttataaaataatattattttaaggaggttgaattttttattatatattatattatattatattatatttaattggcAACTTTTAGgctaataatcataaaataaaataagaaaatattattaaaaatagcaAATTGCTACAAAGTCTGTTCTAACTTATTCATTTACAAAGATTTCCATTTTCCTAAGCTTAAATTACTCCACCACCACCTCCATCTTCAACTTAGAATATTGAAGCGGTCAGTCTTCTCTTCAACTCCTTGCTGCAATCACATTAAAAAACAACACAATACTACATCAACATCATTTCATatgcatttgaaaattttttcgaaaagtattcaattgaatatttagataatacGGAAATTTTCGTTACCTCATTAGTTGCCTATCAAGGCTTGAAGCTGACAAAAATCCTCTGTTCTCTTCAGCTCTTCTCAGAAGATAAGGCATAACCGTGTCAATTGGTCCATAAGGCATATATTTGCTCACTTTAAACCCTGCATTTCTCAGTCCAAACGACAACGCATCCGACATTCCATACAGCTGAGCGAATTCAACTCTCGAGTTTCTCTTATCGATCCCCAGATCCCTCGCCTTCGCCACCGCCATTTGCCCTGATTTAACATTGTGGGTTGCAAGAACAACGCCGCCGGAGCCATCGGCGATCTTATCAAGCATGAAGGAAGCACAGTCATTGAAACACGCATGAGTCTCCTCTATGCTGTTGTGAATCGGCGATTCAAACCCTAAAGAAGATGCGATCTTACTTTCGCTTGACATGTAGGCTCCTCTCACCAGCTTATACCCCATCGGAATTCCCATTTTCCTGGCGGCTTCCGTCGCAAGTAACAGTCTTTCTTTCGCATCCTTCAAATACGTTTGAATTGTGTTATATACAATCAAATTATCACCTTTATTATACGTAAGCGCCGACGCGTATGTTGAATAATCAATGGCGGGTTGCACCGCCGTGTCCTCCGCGTCCACCACCAACGGAATATTCCCTTCCTCGCACGCTCGACAGAGTTTTATTATTCTTTCATAACTCTGTTGGAGttcgttttcttcttcttgcgTCAACGGCTCTGGTTTTTCAAGTGTGTGATATAACGGGCTGTTGTCCGCGAAAATGGGAAAATCGTGGAGCTTCCATGGGAGATTGAAAGAAGAATCCTTCTGTTGCCATCTCAATAAATCGCTGACTCGCTTCAATAAACTCATTGGGCAAATCGCCGAGACTTTCAGTACCACAAAGCTCACCtgttaaattgaaaattcaatttcagaCATGACAATTCAAAGATTTCGTCGCGATTAAAGCTTTGACTAACAGATGTACAGAAATTTCTgccattattttaaaaatgctGGTCTTATCCTGCCATGTCGGCCTCAAAATATTCAGTCTTAAATTGTACACgtcattttgaaaaatcttgTTGACGGCGTTAATGGCGGGCtgtttctttacttttcttatCTGGAGATGACAGGAAGAAATCTGTCCGCTTTTTCAGCTCTCTAACCGCCGTCTGCCGGCGGAGCAAATAGCCTAATTGACTCAAGTTTCCAGAAATTTTTCTTGGATTAATTGGATAATCATTGATAATTAAGAAGTCAAAAAAACTAAAgattataacaatatatatatatatatatatatatatatatatatactgaaattgaaagaaaaatgagaatctTACCGCAGATGGATCAAGAGACTTTGCAGATTCAGCTGTCTGTAGAAACCCCCGCAAATTTTTATCGCATTCATTTTTATCATCCGTATGTTCCACTGAATAAAACAGCATCCCTCTCAAACCGGTCTCGTTTATTTTCTCGATGCAACGTTCAGCCTCAGCGGCGGATTCGCCGGCGCAGAAATGTTCGTAAAAGGTGTGTCTAACGAGGCCAGTGATGATTTCGCGGGAGATATCAATGTCCATTAGCCTGGAATTCATAACCCACAAGCCGAGATCAACGACGGGCCCGACGGCTGCGATGTTGAGGTTCAACAAGGAACGTAGCAACTTGGCCGAGGAAATCGTTCGGAAAAGCTTCTGATGGTCGTGAGTGTTAAGCGTTGAGGAACATGGGTCGTGTTTTTCGATGGTCGGGTTGGGTTTCTCCGCAAAATTCAGTGGGGAGACGGAGGTTAGGGAGGAAGAAGCAGAGCTGAGCGGCCTTGTAAAGGAGCGGGCGTTGTGGAGGAGCTTTGGTTGGAGAAAACGAATGGCCATAGACGTTTGAGATCAAGCCTTTTCCTCCTCTGCTTTGGGGGTCTCTTTAGCTTTGGGAAACTGGAATTTCTCCGTCCGATTCTGCTTCTCTTTttataaatgtgaaaaaaaagcAGAATGAGTTAAACGTTCGCAGACGGAGGGTTTATGTAGGGAAATTAAAGGTTTGCTGACgtgtaaattgatatatatttatagtaaaaataaaataaaaatatgctGGCTTATTGATTTCCTTTGGGTCCTTAAGGTTTGACTTAAGTACCTTAGGTCCAATAGATTTGAAATAGcatttatcaaatcaaaatataaatatatagatgctAGCCGAAAATTCTCggaaaatcattatttcaatcttttacaaaattatctCATATTAATAATAGAGATGAATTTGAACCAACTTATCTTGAGGTCAATTGTTAGCTCGATTCATTTGAActcaaaccataaattaaattcaggttcaatacaatattattaaGCTTGAGCCATGTGAGTGTACAATTCGATAGACTCGTAAATAACTTAGGAATGTAGAAAAAACGAAGttatttaacaaattcaaaatgatgttgtttctGTATTAATGTTACGTTATATAAGCaacacaaaatgatattatttattatatttttgttctaaataTATAGAGTCAAGTTTGAACATTACTTGTTGTATCGTGCTCAATTTATATCCttcaaaacttttcaaaatttagcttAGACTCAAGCCCAACTCCCCCTTTGCCAAGCCAAGTTTGAGCAAAGTTAAATTTGAGTATATCCTAATTAAGAGGGATCTAAATGTAATTATTAGATTATACTGGACCGGAAATACCTAAGTCAAACTTTAAGGACCCAAAAGATCCCTTATCATTATATAGAgtcttgtaattttattttattgttgtttctatttttgttttttccgtTGGAGGTTCGCGCCTATTTCTTCTTGTTAAAGGACAAAATAGAACTACTTTCcctctttttcacaaataataaaattataaaataattttaaaaataaaagcaatatttggaaaattataaattacgGTTTGGGATTTTTGTTCCAAATTGAAAACTCATTTATTAGgcttcataaaatataataatgataatatttttgaatatttaattatataataatatatatatttaattaaatatttaaagttaattaatatgatacttaataatattatgtttttcaTTAAGTATTCATATGCTATTAATTAATGTGACTTCCTTAAATAATGAGACCTTAATTGCCCAACATTTCcattttaagattaatatttttaatatatttccttaaaaaaatttaaaaagatactTGAAATTCAGTTGACATGTGTGtaccataaaaaattaataaaattatgtaaacaaataatatatataattttatatataaacaataatatattatcatatgatcaaatatttagttaataaaaatagaaattattcatattttcatttaatttacatttatatacaccgctttgaatttttaaatctaaaatatattaaatgtgtattttatatgtttttcatattaaacgcatatttttttctctttttatgttttttgtcttttataaattttttaaagtatgaaAATATTCCTTAcgttttcaattaattactataatatcataattatataaaaaatttaaacttttatcattcaaatccCTAATctcttctaataattttttttttgcgaTAATTGAATCttgttaatatattatgttatattaaatttaataattaattagatactttacatttaaattgtcaactaaaatatctataaaaggtgttaaaattataattaatattatcattttttttaagcaTATTAAACCCGTATATATACGTTTcgtatctttttttatttgaattttatgacCATTTTCGATAAACTATTTTTGAccatttattgtattatacctatataattttcataccattttttctgtatttactaactaggatttaatgttattttatttttaatttaaaattatccaatcatattatgatacgTCACTGTTTGTACACATAACACCGCTCTTCTTAAAAATGGTTGTTGCTGACTCATGCTTAGGTGGAGTTGCATCATTTGATAACTTTGagattaaaattagaatttagttTCTGTAATTTTTTCCCAAATTGATAATTTACTAATTTGccctaaattaaattttattaattgtaagcTCTGGAATGGGGTAAATTCTAGACACAAAGACAAGTAGATGGTGGGCTTGCTGAACCACCCCATGTTCAACGTTGCTTCTTCTGGattcatctttttattttgataataaattgaagaTAAGGTTTTCGATAACAAGATTCAAGTATGGCAGTTGGGGGGATTTGGTTGTTGGGATTGAATGAATGATTTCGTTTTCATTTCAGAAAGCTCCATTAATCATATACAAATTCATTTGGCCGATGGGAACAGCCTAATTTCGTATGTTTACAAATGAAGAGTACAAACAagttaatttcaaattagagttttagtttaatagttAGATTCAAgattaatttgttgtttcattttataatactatttattttatcgatGATATTTTTATCCCTCCATTGATACTATACATCATATTGTTAACCctctaatgatattatatatcgaCTTAAACAAGTTCATACTAGAGATGATAAGTTTTACTCGAGTTTGAATTAGCCAGACTTAGATTAAACCTCCATGGAAGAGGAACAACAAGAAGAATTTAACATATCCACCCACTATATAGTTAAAGAGGATTTCTTTATAATCATCTGTGATTTGCTTTTATTGCCACAACTTAATTTGgggttttaatatatattaggcATCTTGCACCATGGATAACTAAATATTGTGGCAAAAATAAGAATCATTTGACAAGTGATGCAGGCAACAATCAGACAGACCATCTCTCATCAGCCAAAAGAATCAGATAGACAAAATTGCCAAACATGTGTGGCAGGAAATGGAGATGTCTTAATTTACATCTTGACAGGTGCCCATCTTTTTCCAAGTCCAACAAAGAAAAGAGTACAGAAGAGCAGCAGGGGAGGCAATTTGGTTGCTTTGCTTTAAAGAGGATTGCAGTGACAATGAATATAGATAAGAAGTTGTGTTAGCAAAAGAGAGATTATTTTTATGCATACACATCGtgttgatcaatatatattactgGACAAAGATAAAAAACATGTCTAAGCCTGATAGCAAtgaaattacatcataaaatacCATACACAATCTGGCCACAGGCAATTTGAGGTAGAGAATTTGATAACTTCCCTCGGATTTCCTTTTACGATTATAGTTCTTATACTGTCCTAAACTCATAGAACTACAAGCAAAAAATCTTATACCATTGCAGTCACTCCAGCCATTGCACTCTTTAGAGAACCAGGTGAAGGCGGATCTCCTGCAGTTCAAAAGCAAGACAGTGTTAGACCTGATCAACAAGTTGTAAAAAAAATTCCTAATAAACTCCGGCCTTGATGCCAGATAACACTGTTAGTCCAAGAATCTTGATAAGATGGCCTCCCAGACCTATGAACAATAGCAGCAACAAAGTGCACAAACTGttgaacattttttaataaatatacaagtGTAGCTACAAGGGAGTGTCCTTCTAAATACTACTGGTTAGTATTTTTGCTCTGGGTGGAAATCTTATctttgtacaaataataaaattatgctgTCCACTTAGAATATACAAATGGctacacatttgatatatgttattaaatgatttggtgattttaaattaaagataaaataatacccaatcaaatgatgacatattatatatgtactcAACTATACACAAAAATAGGTATGCACAACATTGCTCTTGTACAAAAGTGCAAATGTATCAAACATTACTAGCTAAGTTTACACAACTGTCCAGATTTCAGGTAGAaatatttcttgaaacaaacaCTTTCATGAGGTGTGAATTCAAAGGCTTTACGGATTATACAGATTACCAGTTACAAGAATAGAATACCTGCTAAGACTATGTACAGTCAGACCACGCTCAGTCACTTCTATACATGTATGTGAGCCAACAAAGCCATTTCCACCAAATACAGGTATCTAAACAAAAAGAACGGCCAGTTATAGTTAGAAGGAGAAGCATTTGTAGTATGGCTCAAACGGAGAAACAAAATTCAAGAAAGCCCTTCAGTACAGATTACCTTGTCCATTGAAGGCTGCTGGTCCCCTAGTGCCCCATCTACCTTGTTTGAACCGGTTGACAACAATCTCCCGTTTTTAGACGCAGCCATTTTACTGTCTCAAATTATTGAGAAGATCACATTCTTTTTTCCACGCTCTAATCTAATGGGGTCAATATCACACTCATTAAAGATAATTTCACAACCTAAAACCGGATATTTCAAGCACATTTTCATCTAGCGTTACGAAAAGAAGCCAAACagttaaagaaaagaaaaaatatataaaaacccaGATGACAAACAAGCGTACactaaagaaaacaaaagcaaattcACAAAAAGACAAAAGGGTCACAAAACTCGGCCAAGTTATTTagaaaagaaccaaaaaaacaGTTAAAACAAGTAGCATAAGAGCATTTACAACAAGATTCTAGGAAGCGAAGAGTGTGAATCAATCAAACGTGAACTGAGAATCGATTTCATATTGTGGGATTTACTCTCTTTGTTGTTTCTTGGTATAGAATTGCGTTTTTAAGCAAAGAATTTATTAGCTGTAGTGCTTTTGTAACGGAGCAGCTTCTAAACTTGCAACGTAACGGAGCAGAGAGACAACACATGGCGCGTAACAGAGCAGGGACCGGACAAGTGTTCGATCAGATGTTTGGTTTAAGTCCATCtaggttgttttgtttttgctaCTTCCAAATTTCCGTttgttttacaaaaatattttctgaaagtatttactttttataactccaatgtaaattagtaaaaatactCATCTCCTCATATAAATTAAGAAACTGAATTGATtctgtttaatattaaaagtttattctgtgaaaaacaaaaactttttttttctatttccaaCCTCTTTTTGGTCttcaattaataagaaaaaagtgAACGGTGAGGTTTAAAGAttcttttttaagaataatCAGAACCCAGAAACTGTAACCAGCTTAAACAcagttttctcttctcttttcgaCTCTAAACAAGcttcaaatatttaaacttgaatctattctttattttttgaggTGAGTTTTCTTATTAATCACCTTATAACTTCACGCTTTTTGTTCATTTCTTAGTCTGGATCGAgatttccatttttcttttttagagcCTTTGCTTGATTTCTTTGAGTTGATGTTGATGAGGGTTTCATGTTGATATATAGTTTTAGTTGTTCATTCATCCAATTTTACCTGATAATGCGATTACCCATTTGGATTTTGCTGTTAATATTGAGAATATCATCCTTTTCATCTTATCTTCATTAAATTTATTCagaattttttctttgctttctttatatttagtggttaaaagaagaaaaatggatgCTTTATTCTTGTAATTGGATGTATTCTGTAGGTTAAGTGAATGCCagcttttatttcattttgtttaatattaatcTAAAGCTTGTGTGGGGTTCTTTGGCTTGGTTCTCTGTTAGTTTTGATGGCTATGTTGCATGCCCAATTGATTTTAATACTCTGAGTTTTTGTCTAAACTTCTAATCAAATGAATTGGATAGTTAAAATCTAGGAAAAGTTCTTTTGCATCTTTTATTTTGTGCCTGAATTTCACTTGTATGTGTCTCTTGGTGTTTAGGTCGCTGAAATGAATTTCACAGAACAGtcaagataaattatcaaattttgaaactatatATGACACCCATGTTATTGTGATCTGAGTTACAGTTTAGGTATTTTTACTTGTAACTATGTATAAATTCCAATTCTCCAAGTGTAGGGCAGAATTTCTTTAGTTACTTTTTTGTATTCTTAGGTTTTCTTTTCCTTGGCTGTAGCTGCTGTATCTGGTAATAGCTGTAATTATTGAAGTTGGTAATTCAAGACACTTCGATTTTCTATTCATTTTGGGTACTACGCTGAAGAAAGATACCTATATAACCATGAGTGGTCACCAGCAGCCCAAGAGAAGAGTGGCACTTGTGTTGATTGATGGGTTGGGGGATGTATCTCTACCAAGATTTGGATATAAGACTCCGTTGCAAGCAGCCAATGTGCCCAATCTAGATGCCATTGCATCTGCAGGAGTTAATGGTCTCATGGATCCTGTTGAAGTAGGCTTGGGTTGTGGAAGTGACACAGCACACCTTTCTTTATTAGGTTATGACCCACGAGTATACTACAGGGGACGAGGCGCTTTTGAGTCCATGGGAGCTGGATTGGCCATGTCACCTGGGGATATTGCATTCAAGGTGGGCATAAAATGAAAGCATGTAGTTCTGATAGATCTCGCATGattttaattagtaaatttttcTGTAATTCAGCAAGCAACTGTTTTTTAATAGCATGGCAGTATCTAGATTTTCACTTTTCtgatgttttcatttttatatggAACCTCCTTTCTGGGTTTTCCCCTAAACATTCACCATGCTTTGCACCATACCAAGTTAGATCAGTCATTTTGAAGTGACAAACATAAATGttgatatattttcttttaaaatttctttattcttacAGTCTCTTCTATTGTCGTTTTTATCATTTGGtccattttttttgtataatttggtAATATATTGGTGTTGAAATTCCATCACAATTGTTCAACCTCCAGTCAAATTTTGCTACATTGGATGAGAAGACTGGAATAGTTACCAGTAGGAGGGCCGACCGGCATTTTGAAGAGGAAGGACCAGTCCTCTGTGCTGCATTGGATAGAATGAAGCTACCATCTTTTCCGCAGTATGAAGTTAGAGTCAGGTGCTTATGTTTCCACTAtgattatcaatttatatgCATGTGTTTTGCAGTGCAGACGGatgatttaagaaatttatcgtactcaacaaaaaaattctagaaactttaaaatatattctggtctttgaacataattatttatttaaaagttcCTATGATTCAGAATTAATCATAATGTCTCTCCTATTAATCAAGTTGgataaaattctcaaattttaagGTACATCAAATACCTTAGTTTCTGGCTTGATGCCGTATGCTTCtaaatttcagatttcattTATAGACAAATTTAGCACATGGTTGTCTTTTGTAGGTATGCAACAGAACACAGGTGTGGGGTGGTTGTAAAGGGACCAAAATTAAGTGGAAATATATCAGGAACTGATCCTTTGAAAGACAATCGCCTACTACTGCAAGCTGAGCCACTAGATGATACTGATGAAGCAAAGCACACAGCGGCAGTTGTTAATGAGTTATCCAAGGAGATTTCAAAAATTCTTGTTTCTCACCCATTAAATGCAAAACGAGCAGCAGAAGGGAAGAACATTGCCAATGTTGTTCTTTTGCGGGGCTGTGGTATTCGAATTGAGGTGTGCTCTAATCTTGAATAATCTGTCATCATGTTATAATCtacatctctttctttcttccttttttccaTTGGGTCGGAGGGGAAAGGGCTAAGGAATGGTATTGTTTATAGTCTATATCTTGGGAAGAATCtgtttaattatacatatatcttTTCAACAGGTTCCTCCgtttcaaaagaaacatggGCTGTCGCCATGCATGGTAGCTCCTACTAAAATAATTGCTGGTTTGGGCCTATCACTTGATATTGATATCCTGGAGGCTCCTGGTGCCACTGGAGATTATCGAACACTTTTAACTTCCAAAACCAATGCTATAGCTAAGGCACTCTCAGCTCCTTTGAATACATGCCCTAATGTATTTGTACCAGGGGAGGATGAGCACAAACCAGGGCGACCAGACGGCTATGATTTTGGATTTCTCCACATTAAGGTCTTAACATTCTGACTGCTGGgtataattttgtctttttgtgTTTCCATGTGCCCTTTGCTTTACCACTTCAAACACTTGCATTTTATACCAGGGtgtcatttttgttatttattttttttagtttcttcCCTTTCTATGAGCTTCTGTAATCATTGCTAGCCAAAAATCTTGTGAGAAACCTAAATTGGATTTGTGTCTTACCAAAGATGAACTCTTTTGCAACACCACCTGCAATGATGCCAAATGTCATATGTTATTGATTTTGGAACCTCTGAACTGAAGACCTTTGGGCATTATCTCATTGTCTTTCATAACAAGCTGTATTGACAGTCAAaaatcatttcattttcttgattttcgATGCTGATTTGTTTCTTCTTAGATGCTTAAGATGTCATTTTACCTTACCATTTccttttttcccctttcttttATGGCATCAGATAATGGAAATCATATAGTTATTATGCTTATGAGCTTAAAGCTTGGATCAGAGAATTACCATGTCATGATGTTAAagatttttttcacaatttgtaTTTCAGGCAGTTGATGATGCAGGCCATGATAAGGCCAGTGTTTTCAAAGTCAAAGCATTGGAAGCTATCGATCAAGCAATAGGTCAGCTGGCCAGACTCCTCTGGCAGGCAGAGGGAACCAGGGATTTCCAATACTTCCTTTGTGTCACTGGAGACCACTCAACCCCAGTT
Protein-coding sequences here:
- the LOC123205945 gene encoding proline dehydrogenase 2, mitochondrial-like codes for the protein MAIRFLQPKLLHNARSFTRPLSSASSSLTSVSPLNFAEKPNPTIEKHDPCSSTLNTHDHQKLFRTISSAKLLRSLLNLNIAAVGPVVDLGLWVMNSRLMDIDISREIITGLVRHTFYEHFCAGESAAEAERCIEKINETGLRGMLFYSVEHTDDKNECDKNLRGFLQTAESAKSLDPSAVSFVVLKVSAICPMSLLKRVSDLLRWQQKDSSFNLPWKLHDFPIFADNSPLYHTLEKPEPLTQEEENELQQSYERIIKLCRACEEGNIPLVVDAEDTAVQPAIDYSTYASALTYNKGDNLIVYNTIQTYLKDAKERLLLATEAARKMGIPMGYKLVRGAYMSSESKIASSLGFESPIHNSIEETHACFNDCASFMLDKIADGSGGVVLATHNVKSGQMAVAKARDLGIDKRNSRVEFAQLYGMSDALSFGLRNAGFKVSKYMPYGPIDTVMPYLLRRAEENRGFLSASSLDRQLMSKELKRRLTASIF
- the LOC123205973 gene encoding probable 2,3-bisphosphoglycerate-independent phosphoglycerate mutase, which encodes MSGHQQPKRRVALVLIDGLGDVSLPRFGYKTPLQAANVPNLDAIASAGVNGLMDPVEVGLGCGSDTAHLSLLGYDPRVYYRGRGAFESMGAGLAMSPGDIAFKSNFATLDEKTGIVTSRRADRHFEEEGPVLCAALDRMKLPSFPQYEVRVRYATEHRCGVVVKGPKLSGNISGTDPLKDNRLLLQAEPLDDTDEAKHTAAVVNELSKEISKILVSHPLNAKRAAEGKNIANVVLLRGCGIRIEVPPFQKKHGLSPCMVAPTKIIAGLGLSLDIDILEAPGATGDYRTLLTSKTNAIAKALSAPLNTCPNVFVPGEDEHKPGRPDGYDFGFLHIKAVDDAGHDKASVFKVKALEAIDQAIGQLARLLWQAEGTRDFQYFLCVTGDHSTPVEYGDHSFESVPFTMSRLKDFVGAVGGESTVMKTSLDPFPLPAIKAGEDLTEDTETEKDRSSHQLQAFSGDSVCEFNEIAAARGCLGRFPGGEMMGIIKNYLKLSA